In Citrus sinensis cultivar Valencia sweet orange chromosome 4, DVS_A1.0, whole genome shotgun sequence, one DNA window encodes the following:
- the LOC107177920 gene encoding uncharacterized protein LOC107177920: MADEALHGNDDAKPLRDYVVPTVNGARSSIARPAVQANNFEIKPAIIQMIQTLVQFAGMPNDDPNAHIANFLEICDTFKQNGVSDNAIRLRLFPFSVRDKAKEWLNSLLAGTITTWDGLAQKFLAKYFPPAKTAKLRNDITTFAQFGMESLYEAWERYKDLLRKCPHHGLPVWLQVQTFYNGLGSNTRTMIDAAAGGTLMGKTPEAAYELLEEMASNNYQWTSKRSMPRKIVGAHNVDVVTALSTQMTALSNKLEHLNVSAIQTQVCELCGGNHTSVNCQVGSPFASSSAEQAHYVSNFQRQQHNPYSNTYNHGWRNHPNLSWNNTQNTLAPPLGFQPQEKKSNVEDALTQLTTNMFQFMTKTETNFQNQAASIRNLEVQVGQIANFLSSRQHGSLPSNTETNPKEQVNAIILRSGKQLDEPRKEAKKFDEEQTEDTTKVSKAASSEIPQPKLATLVKAYVPPIPFPQCLWKNNIDKQFLKFLDVFKKLHINIPFADALEQMPLYAKFMKEMLSNKRKLEEHETVMLNEDYIAILQNKLPPKLKDPGSFNIPCTIGNCYFDKALCDLGASINLMPFCVFKKLGLGEPKATTVTLQLADRSIKYPRGIIEDVLVKVVKFIFHADFIVLDMAEDIKLPLILGRLFLVTGRALIDVQEGKLILRVQNEQVIFNVYTPIKYPIELKDCFQEDTMDRKMAKSLKDKDLSDPPDIYTIHKQSINEDSSPNFRGKRPNCKNFVQGPSISSPCIHEPP, translated from the coding sequence ATGGCTGACGAAGCATTACATGGAAATGATGATGCAAAACCCTTAAGAGATTATGTTGTACCTACAGTTAATGGTGCTCGCTCAAGCATTGCACGTCCTGCCGTTCAagccaataattttgaaattaagccAGCTATAATCCAAATGATTCAGACGTTAGTACAGTTTGCTGGGATGCCAAATGATGATCCAAATGCTCATATTGCAAATTTCTTAGAAATTTGTGACACATTTAAGCAAAATGGTGTTTCAGACAATGCTATCAGGCTAAGGCTTTTTCCGTTCTCAGTGAGGGATAAAGCAAAAGAGTGGTTGAACTCACTCCTTGCTGGAACAATCACTACTTGGGATGGTTTAGCACAGAAGTTTTTAGCAAAGTACTTTCCTCCAGCAAAAACAGCCAAGTTGAGGAATGACATCACAACCTTTGCTCAGTTCGGGATGGAATCATTATATGAAGCGTGGGAGAGATACAAAGACCTACTAAGAAAATGCCCACATCATGGTCTACCAGTTTGGCTTCAGGTGCAGACATTTTATAATGGTTTGGGATCCAATACCAGAACAATGATTGATGCTGCTGCAGGAGGAACGTTAATGGGAAAAACACCAGAAGCAGCTTATGAATTATTGGAGGAGATGGCATCCAACAATTATCAGTGGACTTCAAAACGATCAATGCCAAGGAAAATTGTAGGAGCCCATAATGTTGATGTTGTCACTGCTTTATCTACACAGATGACTGCTTTATCTAATAAACTGGAGCACCTAAATGTTAGTGCTATTCAAACTCAAGTGTGTGAATTATGCGGAGGGAACCATACCAGTGTCAACTGCCAAGTTGGAAGTCCTTTTGCGTCGTCATCTGCTGAACAAGCTCATTATGTGTCAAACTTCCAGAGACAACAACATAACCCATATTCTAATACCTACAATCATGGCTGGAGAAACCACCCGAATTTGTCATGGAACAACACTCAGAATACATTGGCACCACCTCTAGGGTTCCAACCACAAGAAAAGAAGTCAAACGTAGAAGATGCTCTTACCCAGCTTACAACAAATATGTTTCAATTCATGACCAAAACAGagacaaattttcaaaatcaagctGCATCAATTCGGAACCTCGAGGTACAAGTGGGTCAGATTGCAAACTTTCTATCCAGTAGACAACATGGCTCTCTGCCAAGCAACACCGAGACAAATCCAAAAGAGCAAGTTAATGCAATTATACTTCGGAGTGGTAAACAACTTGATGAGCCGCGAAAAGAAGCAAAGAAATTTGATGAAGAACAAACTGAAGACACCACTAAGGTTTCAAAGGCAGCAAGTTCAGAAATACCACAACCTAAACTAGCAACACTAGTCAAGGCCTATGTTCCTCCAATCCCTTTTCCTCAGTGTCTCTggaaaaataacatagataagcaatttttaaaatttcttgatGTGTTTAAGAAATTGCATATTAACATTCCTTTTGCAGATGCTTTGGAACAAATGCCGCTTTATGCCAAATTTATGAAAGAAATGTTGTCCAATAAGAGGAAACTTGAGGAGCATGAAACTGTAATGCTGAATGAGGACTACATCGCCatcttacaaaataaattgccACCAAAGCTGAAAGATCCAGGGAGTTTTAATATTCCATGCACTATTGgaaattgttattttgataAAGCTTTGTGTGATTTAGGTGCAAGCATTAATTTAATGCCTTTTTGTGTTTTCAAGAAATTAGGTTTGGGTGAACCTAAGGCAACAACTGTTACCTTACAATTGGCAGATAGATCTATAAAGTACCCAAGAGGCATAATTGAGGATGTGCTTGTGAAAGTTGTCAAGTTTATATTCCATGCAGATTTTATTGTCTTGGATATGGCTGAAGATATAAAGTTACCtcttattctaggccgactaTTCTTAGTTACAGGAAGAGCTTTGATTGATGTTCAAGAAGggaaattgattttaagaGTTCAAAATGAGCAAGTCATTTTCAATGTGTACACACCTATCAAGTATCCAATTGAACTCAAAGATTGTTTTCAAGAAGACACCATGGATAGAAAAATGGCCAAATCATTGAAGGATAAAGATCTATCTGACCCTCCTGACATTTATACAATACATAAGCAATCTATTAATGAAGATTCATCTCCTAATTTTCGTGGGAAGAGGCCTAATTGCAAGAACTTTGTGCAAGGTCCATCCATATCATCTCCTTGCATCCACGAGCCTCCTTGA
- the LOC102612497 gene encoding auxin-responsive protein SAUR77 codes for MDCLILPVSILRRRNTNTRSRLGYQHLRVTEEERLGDPVTVVVGKEKREFLVDPFVLDENPFRILIDSSSVVKKNAHKMMRDKRVIFVDVDSILFEHMLWLMHNDSSSLFQLNVSEIIDFYAQDY; via the coding sequence atggaTTGCTTGATTTTGCCGGTTTCAATATTGAGAAGGCGCAACACCAACACGAGGTCAAGGCTAGGCTATCAGCACCTTAGAGTCACAGAAGAAGAAAGGCTCGGGGATCCGGTGACCGTCGTCGTCGGCAAGGAGAAGAGAGAGTTCTTGGTTGATCCTTTCGTGTTAGACGAGAACCCTTTTCGGATCTTGATTGATTCATCATCAGTTGTCAAAAAGAATGCCCACAAGATGATGAGGGACAAGAGGgttatttttgttgatgtggattcaattttgtttgaGCATATGTTGTGGTTGATGCATAATGactcttcttctttgtttcaGCTTAATGTCAGTgagattattgatttttatgctCAAGATTATTAG